The following are encoded in a window of Ictalurus punctatus breed USDA103 chromosome 13, Coco_2.0, whole genome shotgun sequence genomic DNA:
- the josd1 gene encoding josephin-1 isoform X1 yields MGSTPCSGKGRGVGSFQELGCMPWKVSKQKSEAAGGGCAPESYEALNARVVPPPQQPPAIYHEKQHRELCALHALNNVFQDGAAFSREALQEIYQRLSPSTLVTPHKKSMLGNGNYDVNVIMAALQTRGYEAVWWDKRRDVSSIALPNVTGFILNVPSNLRWGPLRLPLKRQHWIGVREVGGVYYNLDSKLRNPHPIGTADELRKFLRHQLRGKNCELLLVVPEEVEVHQTWRTDNV; encoded by the exons ATGGGGAGTACACCATGTTCTGGTAAGGGGAGGGGGGTCGGTAGTTTTCAGGAGCTGGGCTGTATGCCATGGAAGGTCAGCAAACAGAAAAGTGAGGCTGCTGGAGGTGGATGTGCCCCTGAATCGTATGAAGCTTTAAATGCCAGAGTCGTCCCTCCTCCTCAACAACCTCCTGCCATCTACCATGAGAAGCAACACAGAGAGTTATGTGCTCTGCATGCACTAAATAATGTCTTCCAGGACGGTGCTGCCTTCAGTAGAGAGGCACTTCAAGAAATCTACCAGAG GCTCTCCCCTAGCACATTGGTAACCCCTCACAAGAAGAGCATGCTGGGTAATGGCAACTATGATGTAAATGTCATTATGGCTGCATTACAGACACGTGGGTATGAAGCTGTTTGGTGGGACAAAAGAAG AGATGTGAGCAGTATTGCACTGCCAAACGTGACGGGCTTCATTTTGAATGTGCCGTCCAATCTGCGTTGGGGGCCTCTGCGCCTGCCACTAAAACGGCAGCATTGGATTGGAGTGAGGGAGGTGGGTGGAGTCTACTATAACTTGGACTCAAAACTGCGTAATCCCCATCCCATCGGAACAGCTGATGAACTCAG GAAGTTCTTGCGTCACCAGCTTCGAGGGAAGAACTGTGAACTGCTGTTGGTTGTACCAGAGGAGGTGGAGGTCCATCAGACCTGGAGGACTGATAATGTTTGA
- the cbx7b gene encoding chromobox protein homolog 7, which produces MELSAIGEQVFAVESIIKKRVRKGNVEYLLKWKGWPPKYSTWEPEEHILDPRLVLAYEEKEHKDRAVGWRKRGPKPKRLLVQGIYSMDLRSAHKAAEKSPGHLHLSLTHPLNPQAGHTAQKFCSKESDVYRQLVHHKRKKRNLKGYSVEDWEELEKDDNYEEEVIRQEETETGRATLNSNVETERWSPITGSEEMTVSPVCEEWRPVMGLEEVTVTDVTINSLTVTFREALVAKGFFRSWELEL; this is translated from the exons ATGGAACTGTCAGCTATCGGAGAACAAGTGTTTGCTGTGGAATCGATCATAAAGAAAAGAGTGAGGAAG GGGAATGTGGAATATTTACTGAAGTGGAAGGGGTGGCCCCCAAA GTATAGCACTTGGGAACCTGAGGAGCATATCCTGGATCCCCGGCTTGTTCTAGCATATGAGGAGAA AGAGCACAAGGACAGAGCAGTGGGCTGGCGTAAGAGAGGACCTAAGCCTAAAAGACTTCTTGTGCAG GGCATTTACTCAATGGATCTCCGCAGTGCACACAAAGCTGCAGAGAAGTCTCCAGGACATCTGCACCTGTCCCTTACACACCCCCTCAATCCACAGGCTGGACATACAGCGCAGAAATTCTGCTCCAAAGAAAGTGATGTATATCGTCAACTAGTTCATCacaagagaaagaagagaaaccTCAAAGGTTATTCAGTTGAGGACTGGGAGGAGTTGGAGAAGGATGACAACTATGAAGAGGAGGTTATAagacaggaagagacagagactgGCAGGGCCACTCTAAACA gtAATGTGGAGACAGAGCGTTGGAGTCCAATAACTGGATCAGAGGAAATGAcagtgtctccagtgtgtgaggaatggaggccGGTTATGGGTTTGGAGGAGGTAACTGTGACAGATGTCACCATCAATTCACTGACAGTTACTTTTAGAGAGGCTTTGGTTGCAAAAGGCTTCTTTAGAAGCTGGGAACTGGAGCTGTAA
- the desi1b gene encoding desumoylating isopeptidase 1b — translation MEDQTYNVKLYIYDLSKGLARQLSPILLGKQLEGVWHTAIVIHGAEYFFGGQGITHCPPAATLLGQPDAIVDLGNTEVPKDIFTEYVSSLQESTYRPETYRLFEHNCNTFSSEMAQFLTGRKIPSYITDLPSDVLSTPFGQTLRPLIESVSIAPPTDNSFNGHYGQR, via the exons ATGGAGGATCAGACCTACAATGTGAAGCTCTATATTTATGACCTGTCAAAGGGACTTGCTCGCCAGCTGAGTCCTATTCTGTTAG GAAAACAACTCGAAGGAGTTTG GCACACAGCAATAGTAATCCACGGAGCAGAGTATTTCTTTGGGGGACAGGGTATAACACACTGCCCACCG GCTGCTACACTTTTGGGACAGCCCGATGCCATAGTGGATTTGGGAAACACAGAAGTTCCTAAGGACATATTTACAGAATATGTTTCATCCCTGCAAGAGTCTACATATAG ACCAGAGACGTACCGCCTTTTTGAACACAACTGTAACACTTTCAGTAGTGAGATGGCCCAGTTTTTAACAGGAAGAAAAATCCCATCGTATATTACTGACCTGCCATCCGACGTGCTTTCCAC GCCTTTTGGACAAACACTGCGTCCTCTTATTGAGTCTGTCAGCATTGCCCCACCTACAGACAACTCTTTCAATGGACACTATGGACAAAGGTAG
- the josd1 gene encoding josephin-1 isoform X2, translated as MGSTPCSGKGRGVGSFQELGCMPWKVSKQKSEAAGGGCAPESYEALNARVVPPPQQPPAIYHEKQHRELCALHALNNVFQDGAAFSREALQEIYQRLSPSTLVTPHKKSMLGNGNYDVNVIMAALQTRGYEAVWWDKRRDVSSIALPNVTGFILNVPSNLRWGPLRLPLKRQHWIGVREVGGVYYNLDSKLRNPHPIGTADELSTTAKK; from the exons ATGGGGAGTACACCATGTTCTGGTAAGGGGAGGGGGGTCGGTAGTTTTCAGGAGCTGGGCTGTATGCCATGGAAGGTCAGCAAACAGAAAAGTGAGGCTGCTGGAGGTGGATGTGCCCCTGAATCGTATGAAGCTTTAAATGCCAGAGTCGTCCCTCCTCCTCAACAACCTCCTGCCATCTACCATGAGAAGCAACACAGAGAGTTATGTGCTCTGCATGCACTAAATAATGTCTTCCAGGACGGTGCTGCCTTCAGTAGAGAGGCACTTCAAGAAATCTACCAGAG GCTCTCCCCTAGCACATTGGTAACCCCTCACAAGAAGAGCATGCTGGGTAATGGCAACTATGATGTAAATGTCATTATGGCTGCATTACAGACACGTGGGTATGAAGCTGTTTGGTGGGACAAAAGAAG AGATGTGAGCAGTATTGCACTGCCAAACGTGACGGGCTTCATTTTGAATGTGCCGTCCAATCTGCGTTGGGGGCCTCTGCGCCTGCCACTAAAACGGCAGCATTGGATTGGAGTGAGGGAGGTGGGTGGAGTCTACTATAACTTGGACTCAAAACTGCGTAATCCCCATCCCATCGGAACAGCTGATGAACTCAG caccACAGCTAAAAAATAG
- the josd1 gene encoding josephin-1 (The RefSeq protein has 2 substitutions compared to this genomic sequence) → MGSTPCSGKGRGVGSFQELGCMPWKVSKQKSEAAGGGCAPESYEALNARVVPPPQQPPATYHEKQHRELCALHALNNVFQDGAAFSREALQEIYQRLSPSTLVTPHKKSMLGNGNYDVNVIMAALQTRGYEAVWWGKRRDVSSIALPNVTGFILNVPSNLRWGPLRLPLKRQHWIGVREVGGVYYNLDSKLRNPHPIGTADELRKFLRHQLRGKNCELLLVVPEEVEVHQTWRTDNV, encoded by the exons ATGGGGAGTACACCATGTTCTGGTAAGGGGAGGGGGGTCGGTAGTTTTCAGGAGCTGGGCTGTATGCCATGGAAGGTCAGCAAACAGAAAAGTGAGGCTGCTGGAGGTGGATGTGCCCCTGAATCGTATGAAGCTTTAAATGCCAGAGTCGTCCCTCCTCCTCAACAACCTCCTGCCATCTACCATGAGAAGCAACACAGAGAGTTATGTGCTCTGCATGCACTAAATAATGTCTTCCAGGACGGTGCTGCCTTCAGTAGAGAGGCACTTCAAGAAATCTACCAGAG GCTCTCCCCTAGCACATTGGTAACCCCTCACAAGAAGAGCATGCTGGGTAATGGCAACTATGATGTAAATGTCATTATGGCTGCATTACAGACACGTGGGTATGAAGCTGTTTGGTGGGACAAAAGAAG AGATGTGAGCAGTATTGCACTGCCAAACGTGACGGGCTTCATTTTGAATGTGCCGTCCAATCTGCGTTGGGGGCCTCTGCGCCTGCCACTAAAACGGCAGCATTGGATTGGAGTGAGGGAGGTGGGTGGAGTCTACTATAACTTGGACTCAAAACTGCGTAATCCCCATCCCATCGGAACAGCTGATGAACTCAG GAAGTTCTTGCGTCACCAGCTTCGAGGGAAGAACTGTGAACTGCTGTTGGTTGTACCAGAGGAGGTGGAGGTCCATCAGACCTGGAGGACTGATAATGTTTGA
- the xrcc6 gene encoding X-ray repair cross-complementing protein 6 gives MADWSDYRNEDDEVEQEEGEEFAGEYKSSGRDSLVFLVDASKEMFITGEDGEPSNFDMTMQCVRSVYTSKIISSDRDLVALVFYGTEQSKNPRNSFKHVYVYHDLDSPGARRVQEIDNLRGDKGAQLAAESMGSGETSLGDALWCCSNLYSDIKLRLSHKRLMIFTCRDNPHEGDRNRDRQACTKADDLKETGVVIDLMHLTKSGGFDVSLFFCDIVSPPEDESELGVQGEPCGKLEELQKRVRAREMQKRAQRRITFSLGDDMNVAVGIYVLARTARKPSAVKLYRDTNEPVRTKTRLFHAQNGSLLLPSDTKKAQVYGNKQIVMEKDEVDEIKKFDDPGLVLMGFKPMDRLKLHHHIRPSLFVYPEEEQVTGSSCVFTALLQRCSERNLFALCKLTSRRNTPPRFVALVPQTEVVDNSQVQVAPPGFHAIFLPYADDIRTLDVHECPTASDEQVNKMKEIVHKLRFKYRSDAFENPVLQQHYRNLEALALDMMAPEAIEDFTMPKVKMMDDRLGPLVQEFKDLVYPADYNPEGKPSAKRKPAEAGGGVDKKPKVEISEDELRAHVANGTLGKLTVPVLKDACKQFGVRTTGTKKQELIDALTAQLSK, from the exons atggcTGATTGGTCAGACTACCGTAACGAGGATGACGAAGTTGAgcaagaagaaggagaagaattTGCAG GAGAATACAAGAGCAGTGGGCGTGACAGCTTGGTGTTCTTAGTGGATGCATCTAAAGAAATGTTCATTACGGGAGAAGATGGAGAACCCTCTAACTTTGACATGACAATGCAG TGTGTGCGCAGTGTGTACACCAGTAAAATCATAAGTAGTGACCGAGACCTGGTTGCATTGGTGTTTTATGGGACTGAGCAGAGCAAGAACCCCAGAAACTCTTTCAAACATGTCTACGTTTACCATGATCTGGATTCTCCTG GTGCTCGGCGTGTACAGGAAATCGATAACCTGAGAGGTGATAAAGGGGCTCAGCTGGCTGCAGAGAGCATGGGCAGTGGAGAGACATCACTCGGAGATGCTCTGTGGTGCTGTTCAAACTTGTATAGTGACATTAAGCTACGGCTGTCTCACAAACGTCTCATGATTTTCACCTGCAGAGATAACCCTCACGAAGGAGACAGAAATCGAGACAGACAGGCTTGTACTAAGGCTGATGATCTTAAAGAGACAG GAGTGGTTATAGACTTGATGCACCTTACCAAGTCGGGAGGGTTTGATGTTTCTCTGTTCTTCTGTGACATTGTAAGCCCACCTGAAGATGAGAGCGAGCTTGGGGTGCAGGGCGAACCTTGTGGGAAACTTGAGGAACTACAGAAGAGGGTCAGGGCCCGAGAGATGCAAAAGAGAGCTCAGAGAAG aatTACTTTTTCTCTGGGAGATGATATGAATGTGGCAGTGGGTATCTACGTGTTGGCCAGAACAGCGAGAAAACCTTCTGCTGTCAAGTTGTACAGAGATACCAATGAGCCAGTTCGCACTAAGACTCGTCTCTTCCACGCCCAAAATGGAAGCCTGCTTCTGCCTAGTGATACCAAGAAAGCCCAG GTTTATGGAAACAAGCAGATTGTTATGGAGAAGGACGAAGTGGATGAGATCAAAAAGTTTGATGATCCAGGTCTGGTTCTGATGGGGTTTAAGCCAATGGATCGTTTGAAATTGCACCATCATATACGACCTTCATTGTTCGTATATCCCGAGGAGGAGCAAGTCACAG GGAGTTCCTGTGTTTTCACCGCTCTGCTGCAAAGATGTAGTGAAAGAAACCTGTTTGCATTGTGCAAATTAACATCACGACGTAACACTCCACCTCGCTTTGTGGCCTTGGTACCCCAGACAGAAGTTGTGGACAACAGTCAGGTTCAAGTTGCACCACCAG GCTTTCATGCTATTTTCCTACCCTATGCGGATGATATACGCACTCTGGATGTGCACGAGTGTCCTACAGCCTCTGATGAACAAGTTAACAAAATGAAAGAGATCGTGCACAAACTCCGCTTCAAATATAg GAGTGATGCATTTGAAAATCCAGTTCTGCAACAGCATTATAGGAATCTGGAGGCCCTAGCTCTGGATATGATGGCACCTGAAGCTATTGAAGACTTTACAA TGCCCAAGGTGAAAATGATGGATGATCGACTTGGTCCTCTAGTTCAGGAATTCAAAGATTTGGTCTATCCAGCGGACTACAACCCTGAAGGCAAGCCATCAGCCAAACGTAAACCAG CTGAGGCTGGGGGAGGTGTTGACAAGAAACCAAAAGTTGAGATTTCAGAAGATGAGCTGCGAGCCCATGTGGCTAACGGAACTTTGGGCAAGCTGACGGTACCTGTGCTTAAAGATGCCTGCAAACAATTTGGAGTACGAACCACAGGAACCAAGAAACAGGAACTCATAGATGCTCTGACTGCACAGCTCTCTAAATAA